In Frondihabitans sp. PAMC 28766, a genomic segment contains:
- a CDS encoding universal stress protein codes for MTSTAPLSPTTPVTPAERPFLVVGFDGSASSFAALRRGAHLAPLLGADLRVATSWMIPAGYPGANYGSWSPRDDAENLATTARTYLFPGQVPGWFSTVTAEGMPARVLLEQSTGADMLIVGSRGHGGFAGLLLGSVSTAVAEHASCPVLIMRTAPTSSPSNIDADSGAVGAHS; via the coding sequence ATGACTTCCACCGCCCCCCTCTCCCCCACCACCCCTGTCACCCCGGCTGAGCGTCCGTTCCTCGTCGTCGGATTCGACGGGTCCGCGTCTTCTTTCGCTGCCTTGAGACGGGGCGCCCACTTGGCGCCCCTTCTCGGCGCGGACCTCCGGGTGGCGACGTCGTGGATGATCCCGGCCGGCTACCCGGGTGCGAACTACGGCAGTTGGTCTCCCCGCGACGACGCCGAGAACCTTGCGACGACCGCCAGAACATATTTGTTTCCTGGCCAGGTGCCGGGCTGGTTCTCCACGGTCACAGCCGAGGGCATGCCCGCGCGCGTCCTGCTCGAGCAAAGCACCGGAGCGGACATGCTGATCGTCGGGAGCCGCGGCCACGGCGGGTTCGCCGGCCTGCTCCTGGGATCCGTCAGTACGGCTGTTGCCGAGCACGCGTCCTGCCCGGTGCTCATCATGCGCACCGCGCCGACCTCGTCACCGAGCAACATCGACGCCGACTCTGGCGCTGTCGGTGCTCACTCATGA
- a CDS encoding response regulator transcription factor encodes MREKEVLELIAEGLTNRQIGEILDLAEKTVKNYVSGLLRALGMERRTQAAVYGASLRHPE; translated from the coding sequence GTGAGAGAGAAGGAAGTCCTGGAACTCATCGCCGAGGGGCTCACGAATCGACAGATCGGTGAAATCCTCGATCTGGCCGAAAAGACGGTCAAGAACTACGTTTCTGGTCTTCTGCGGGCACTCGGGATGGAGCGGCGGACTCAGGCGGCCGTCTACGGGGCGTCGCTCCGCCACCCGGAATGA
- a CDS encoding BON domain-containing protein, producing MVIEASLDRPAVSLAGSTPSGRGANPVVDAELESRIAAALEACVGIDTSKIIVTIVPGGVILRGSLVSMDDRNSVVDAALRVTGVTSVGDEIDVPHHRSAQR from the coding sequence ATGGTCATCGAGGCATCTCTTGATCGTCCTGCGGTTTCTCTCGCCGGAAGCACACCATCCGGCCGCGGAGCGAATCCGGTGGTCGATGCCGAGCTCGAGTCACGGATCGCTGCCGCACTTGAAGCCTGCGTGGGAATCGACACGTCGAAGATCATTGTCACCATCGTTCCCGGCGGCGTCATTCTCCGCGGCTCGTTAGTGTCGATGGACGACCGTAACAGTGTGGTGGACGCCGCGCTTCGGGTGACCGGCGTGACGAGCGTCGGCGACGAAATCGATGTGCCTCATCACCGATCCGCGCAGCGCTGA
- a CDS encoding GAF domain-containing protein — protein sequence MAATQGRLRSLLRANKAIVEHLDLHTMLRAIIEAAIDLVGARYGALGVVSPEGGLEEFIQVGIDDETVALIGHLPEGHGLLGAVLKQAHPIRLENLQDDPRSSGYPAAHPAMHGFLAVPIRVRDQLFGSLYFAEKIEGEFSREDEELLTSLASTAGIAIENARLYEETQRRQRWSTLSTAIATALLSTDTDEPLRLLADGVAELADADLVCVVLPLGSGSLIIDTARGSLAGDMQGLVLAASGTLSSHVLESQEARLVSSMRTCPELSNQLASLGPSMLIPLLNNEGAIGVLVVARHVGRRRLTNEDVVMATDFARQGTLAIDVAHARADRHRLERLEDRSRIARDLHDHVIQRLFASGLELQAAARETTDDAAQALIEHQIDTLDTAIAEIRTAIYALTPPRHGARASLRHRVIDLLAETQSMFTRTPRLTFLGTVDLLVVDELADDVLAVVREALSNVARHAAATLVTVSISVHDGAIDVEVSDDGVGITPTGRSSGLSNMTARAERWQGTMDATVRPEGGTLLRWTGNLTESQQPEVTA from the coding sequence GTGGCCGCCACTCAAGGGCGCCTTCGTAGCCTGCTCCGCGCGAACAAGGCCATCGTCGAGCACCTGGATCTCCACACCATGCTCCGCGCCATCATCGAGGCAGCCATCGACCTCGTCGGGGCACGATACGGGGCCCTCGGGGTCGTCTCACCCGAAGGCGGCCTGGAGGAGTTCATCCAGGTCGGCATCGACGACGAGACCGTGGCCCTGATCGGGCATCTCCCTGAAGGACACGGCCTCCTCGGAGCCGTCCTGAAGCAAGCCCATCCGATTCGGCTCGAAAACCTGCAAGACGACCCCCGGTCCAGCGGATACCCGGCGGCGCACCCGGCCATGCACGGATTCCTCGCCGTCCCGATCCGGGTCCGTGATCAGCTGTTCGGCAGCCTGTACTTCGCCGAGAAAATCGAAGGCGAATTTTCTCGCGAGGACGAAGAACTTCTCACATCCCTCGCATCGACCGCCGGGATCGCGATCGAGAACGCACGTCTGTACGAAGAGACGCAGCGCCGGCAGCGCTGGTCGACCCTGTCGACCGCCATCGCCACAGCGTTGCTTTCGACCGATACAGATGAGCCCCTGCGCCTCCTGGCCGATGGTGTGGCGGAGCTGGCCGACGCAGACCTCGTCTGTGTGGTGCTGCCTCTCGGATCGGGGTCGCTGATCATCGACACCGCCCGCGGGAGCCTCGCCGGAGACATGCAGGGGCTCGTCCTCGCCGCGTCCGGCACCCTCTCCAGCCACGTCCTGGAGAGTCAGGAAGCACGGCTTGTCTCCTCCATGCGCACCTGCCCTGAGCTCAGCAATCAGCTGGCTTCCCTCGGCCCGTCGATGCTCATCCCGCTGCTCAACAACGAGGGCGCCATCGGTGTCCTCGTCGTCGCTCGTCACGTCGGACGCCGACGGCTGACGAATGAGGATGTCGTCATGGCCACCGACTTCGCTCGGCAAGGCACCCTCGCCATCGACGTCGCGCATGCTCGCGCTGACAGGCACCGCCTGGAACGGCTGGAAGACCGAAGCCGCATCGCCCGCGACCTTCACGATCACGTCATCCAACGGCTCTTCGCTTCCGGGTTGGAGCTCCAGGCTGCCGCCCGCGAGACGACCGACGACGCGGCACAAGCCCTCATCGAGCATCAGATCGACACCCTCGATACCGCGATCGCCGAAATCCGCACGGCGATCTACGCCCTGACACCGCCGCGCCACGGTGCGCGTGCGTCGCTCCGCCACCGGGTCATCGACCTGCTGGCCGAGACACAGAGCATGTTCACCAGAACACCCCGCCTGACATTCCTCGGGACAGTGGATCTCCTGGTCGTCGACGAGCTGGCCGACGACGTCCTGGCCGTCGTGCGCGAGGCCTTGAGCAATGTGGCCCGCCACGCTGCGGCGACTCTCGTCACCGTCAGCATCTCCGTCCACGACGGTGCAATCGACGTGGAAGTAAGCGACGACGGGGTGGGCATCACCCCCACCGGGCGCTCCAGCGGGTTGTCGAACATGACCGCAAGGGCCGAACGCTGGCAAGGGACCATGGACGCCACTGTCCGTCCCGAGGGCGGAACCCTCCTCCGCTGGACCGGGAACCTGACAGAATCGCAACAACCCGAGGTGACAGCATGA
- a CDS encoding response regulator transcription factor, translating to MTRVFLVDDHEIVRRGVADLIDSQTDLEVVGEASTVAQGLARIGATQPDVAVLDVHLPDGSGIDLCRDIRSAHPTINCLMLTAFNDDDATLAAVLAGAAGFVIKDIRGQNLLESIRQVASGRQLVSPAASRKLVETITVARSGPASS from the coding sequence ATGACCCGCGTGTTCCTGGTCGACGATCATGAGATCGTCCGACGCGGAGTAGCCGACCTGATCGACTCGCAGACCGACCTCGAAGTCGTCGGCGAAGCGAGCACCGTCGCCCAGGGCCTTGCTCGTATCGGCGCGACCCAACCCGATGTCGCCGTCCTCGACGTGCACCTACCCGATGGCAGCGGCATCGACCTCTGCCGGGACATCCGTTCGGCGCACCCCACGATCAACTGCCTGATGCTCACGGCTTTCAACGACGACGACGCCACCCTCGCCGCGGTCCTCGCCGGCGCTGCCGGCTTCGTGATCAAGGACATCCGCGGGCAGAATCTTCTGGAATCGATCCGCCAGGTCGCCTCCGGTCGACAGCTCGTCAGCCCAGCGGCGTCACGAAAACTGGTGGAGACGATCACCGTGGCACGCTCTGGCCCAGCGTCGTCTTGA